TTCACCACTCCCGGGTAGGCCCGGGCGCGCATGGCGTTTCCGATCCAGACACGGGTGAGCGGTTCGTAACCTGCGGCGTGAGCTTGTCAGTTACGCAAGCGCCACGGCAGGAACGTCGAGGTGCTGGCCGACCCCTTCGGGCGGATCAGCTGGGCCTCGCTGGCCCTGCCTGGGGCCACCCATGACCTGACCGCCACGTCCTCGCGCTTCACCTTGCCGCGTCAGCGTGAGCTTGAGCTTGAGCTTGAATAGGCTCAGTCTGCCGGAATCCAGCGGCAGCACTCCGCTGCCGACACAGCGGCTGGAGTACTAGGCGGCGAAGCCCACGTTGGTGACGTACTCGTACTGGCCCCACTGGGAACCGAGGTCCACGATCTTCTCCACCCATGCGTCATCCAGTGCCTGGGCGTCGTCGTTCGCCCAGGCTTCCACTACACGGTCCCACTGACGCACGTTCAGGCTCCGGTATCCCACCACCCGCTGGCGCGGGCGGGGCACCTGGGACTGGTTCAGCGGATGGATTTCCACGCGTGTGCCGCGGCCTTCAGCGTTGAGGCGGCCAAGGAGGTAGCGGGCCACGTTGTGGCGGCGCACCGCCCGGTAGGCGGTCTCGATGAGGTGGAGGTTCTTCTTCGAGGGGATGCGTTTGCCCTGCAGCCATGCGTTCACGGTGCGGTCGGTGACGGTCAGGCCCGCCTCGCGGGCAGCGGCGCGCGCATGGTCGGTCCGAGTCAGATAGTGCAGACGTGCCAGCAACCCGCGGCGCGCCGTGACCGGGGTGGTGATATAACCGGCGAGGACGTCGAGCTGGCGGGCAACCGCCTCATAGCCCTTGATGCCGCGGGCACCGAACTTACCGAACTCGATGTTCCTTTCCGGCATTTCGGTGTTTCCTCCCGCGCTTTCATTCCCCGCCGATGCGTTCTCCGCCGGATTTCCGGAGTCCCAGGATATCGTAACTCGGGTTCATGAGCGGCGGGTTGAGGGTCGTTTCCTGCGGATACCGGTCATGCCGTTGTGATGTCTCCGGCAGCCCGAGTTCCCGCTCTGCAGGCCGCAGTGCCGGCCCAACCGGGAAGCCCGTTTTCCCGGCAAACTGGCCTGAGTTGACGCCTGTATGGGACGGATCCGTTTCCCGGTCGGCTGCGTACACGTCCCCGCCTTCATTCACAGATTCGCGGACGCCTGCGAACGGATCAGGTGCGTCCAATCGGGGCGGCACTTCCTCGTCGACGAGGACGAGCATGGGCTGGCCGGGGCTCGCACATCATCGTGACGACGAACCGGCTCGGGACGCCTTTGCGATTGTTGCCGTCCTGACAGTGAATGACGTCGCCGCCCTGCTCCCAGAACGCCTCCCCGGCGCGGATCACCCGCTCGGGCTCTCCCTCCAGCTCGAACAGCATCTCGCCCTCCAGCACATAGCCGAAGGCCGACGGCGGAAAGTCGATCGGCTGCGTCACAGATGGCCGCCAGCGCATCCCGGAGCGCGGACACCCGTCCCGCTGGCAGCCCTCGACGGCAGCCGCCTCGTCGCCCACGGCACGCGGTCAGCCCCGAGCGGGCTGACGAGAAGCGCACGCAGCGAGTGTGCCGCCAGCCCGCCGTTTTCAGGCTGGTCTGCCGGGAACCGTCCCGCAACCGGTATCCGGCCTGGCCCCACGACCAGGGCGTACGCGGTGCCGGCCGGCCCAGGCCGGAGGTGTGGGATCCGGTGCGCGCGGCGCAGCGCTTGTGAGGCGTACGGTGGTCGAAAGCGACGCGTTTCGACCGTGGGCGCGGGCGATGCAGACCGCCGCCGGCATCGGCGTCGGCACAGCAGGACTGGGGCTCGGCCCGGTTCGGCCCGTGTGATTCGTACGCAGTGCCTCCGCACACAACGGGACGGCAGGTCTGCCCGGACGCCCTCGGAACTTGAACGCTCGACGAAGGGTGCGCCATGAAGTTCACAGTCCTGGGGGGCAGTGGTCTGATCGGCAGGCAGGTGGTCCAACTGCTGTCAGCGGCCGGCCACGACGTCGTATCCGCTTCGCGGTCCACCGGAGTCGACGTGATCAGCGGCAAGGGCCTGGACGAGGCTCTCACGGACGCCGACGTGCTGATCGACCTGACGAACTCCCCAGTATTCGATGAGTCCTCGATCGAATTCTTCGAAAGGTCGATGAGCAACGTCGGGGCCGCAGCGGAGGCGGCCAGTGTCCGCCACCACGTGATTCTGTCGATCGTCGGCGTGGACCAGGTGCCGCGGCTCGACTACTACCGCGCCAAGGTCACTCAGGAGAATCTCCTCGAGAACGCGGCGACGCCGTACTCGATCGTGCGCGCCACGCAGTTCTTCGAGTTCGTCGAAGCCATCCTGTCCTGGACCACCGAGGGTGACACCGTCCGCCTGCCGACCACCCCCTTGCAGCCGGTGGCCGGCGCCGACGTCGCCGCGGCGGTCGCAGCGGCCGCCTCCGGCAACCCGTTGCAGGGCATCCGCAATGTGGCGGGCCCTGAGGTCTTCCCCCTCGACGAGCTGGGCCGGATCACTCTGGCAGCACGCCCCGACGGCCGCCACGTGGTCACCGACAACGAGGCGGGCCTGTTCGCCGTGGTCACCGGGGACGTACTGACCGCACCGGAAGGCGCCGACCTCGCCCCGACGCACTACAGGGACTGGCTTCAGCAGCCGCAGCCGAACGCGCGCTGACGCCGTCATCAGGGGAGGCACACGGTCGGGCGTCATCGTTCCTGAGTTCCGATGACGGACATGGGCGCCGGTGCGGGCCGTTGACGCCGCCTGTGGCTGGGAAGTCGCTCCCGGGGGTGCACAAAGACCTCGCCATTGATCAGGTGACTTCGAGTCCGCCGTCTACCGTGAGCACTTGGCCGGTGAGCCAGGCGGTCTGCGCATCGGCGACGGCTATGCCTCCTGCTCCGGCGCATCGCGCGCGTACCCGATCCTCAGGAGCTGGGACAACAGGTCGGCACGGCGAAGCAGCGGGTCGACCACGTCGTATCTGACCTGTATGCGTTCCCCGGCGGGCTGGACGCTTCCGACGGAAGCCTCTCTGTGCCTGCGGGAGCACGCCGGGAAGCCGTCTGATTCGTGATGACGCGCAGCCATCCCAACTGCCTCCTCGCACAACGGATGAGCGCAGCCGCGGCCTCCACCCGTCGGCCGCGTCTCGCCATGTCGGGCGTACGACAGGGGGTTTGCCTCTGCCCCTGGGACACCTGGTGCCTGCAAGACAACTGATCCTTCCCGACGGTTGTGCTGTCCCGGCAGGCAGAGCTCTCCCGCGCGTTGTCGGAGGCAGACCGCAGCACCGGATTTACCCGGCGGAGGGCAGTGCTCTCTGCCGGGATCCGGCAATGTTCGGCCCGCCTGGCTGCGCGCCAAGAACCTGTCAATGCCGCGTAAAGAACCTGTAGGTTTCCAGCGGTGTGCCGGGAAGTCTGGTCGGCGGTTCGAGGGCAACTCTGCTCGCCGATCGGGGGTTTGGTCATGGTGCTCGTCGTGGTCTTCGGGGTGGCGCTGCTGATCGCGGTGCTGCTGTCGGGCCTTGCGGCCCGGACGGTGTTGTCGACAGGTGGCCGCGTGGCCGACCCGCAGAAGGTTCCGGCCGCCAATCGTCGACGGCCACGGTCGGGGACCGGCCCACGGATGTCTGGATCACGCATCGAGGGGTGTCTGATGGCTGCCGGAACCAGGCCGTGAGGTCTTGAGGTTCCGCATGGGAGCTGGCTTGGTCACGGTGCGGTGGCCGGGGACGCGGCACCACGGGGAGAGGACAGCCATCGCCCGCAGGGCCGTCGACCCAGGCAGACGAGGAGTGTGCACCGTGATCGACGAGCTCCGGGTTATCGGTTGGTCGGTACTCGCCCTGCCTCTCGCCATCTCCGCACTGCGCGCCTGTGCTCCCCGACGAGTCAGGAAGCACATCAGTCCGTGGGGTATCCGCGACGGGGAGTCGCACTGCTGGTGTTCTGGGCGAGCGGAATGGTCGGCCCGCCGGCCCGGTGGGGCGGGCTGAATTCCGAGGACAGCACCTTCCATTCCGAGGACAGCGCCTTTCTCGCGTTCCCCGCGCAGTTCGGGTTGATGATGTTCGGGAGCGGGGCTGATCTGCGGCTCGCAGCTCGGCGAGTGGTTCTACCGGCAGACCAGGAGGTCACGGCACCTCACGAGGCGTGGGGCCGTGACGGGCGGCCGCACGGCCCGCAGTCCACCGGCTGACTCAGCCTGTCCTCCACCTCCACCGGGTGTCGATCCGCTCCCACTCCGCGGCCCACTCCGCCAGCCGGCGTCGCTCCAACCCCGAACGCGCCGCCCGGACGGCACCCCACACCAGGCCACCCGTGCTCGCTGCCGCCAGCACCCCTCCCGAAACCGCGTGGAGCCGGGCTTCCCCCTCGGTCAGGGGCGCGGCGGTGATCCGCCCGTTCTGGTCTGTCCACACGGTGACCGAGCTCCCGGCCCGGGTCCTGGGGGGCACCCTGGCCTCGTCCGTACGTGTCGAGCCGTCCGCCTCGGTCCAGCGCACCGCCGCCCACACCCGGTGATCGGTGGTGGCCCCCGCGGGCGGCCGGTCGGCCGCGTCCTCGACGAGTACGGCCGGGACCTCACGGCGCTCCGTGCGCTGCCGCTCGGCGGACCGTTCGACCGCGGCGACCGCGACCAGCCCCGCGATCAGGCCACCGATCAGGACGATCACCCAGCCGGCAAGCACGACCCACGCCTCGATGACGTCGCTGCGCCGCTTGAGCGG
This genomic interval from Streptomyces dengpaensis contains the following:
- a CDS encoding transcriptional regulator; translated protein: MPERNIEFGKFGARGIKGYEAVARQLDVLAGYITTPVTARRGLLARLHYLTRTDHARAAAREAGLTVTDRTVNAWLQGKRIPSKKNLHLIETAYRAVRRHNVARYLLGRLNAEGRGTRVEIHPLNQSQVPRPRQRVVGYRSLNVRQWDRVVEAWANDDAQALDDAWVEKIVDLGSQWGQYEYVTNVGFAA
- a CDS encoding SDR family oxidoreductase gives rise to the protein MKFTVLGGSGLIGRQVVQLLSAAGHDVVSASRSTGVDVISGKGLDEALTDADVLIDLTNSPVFDESSIEFFERSMSNVGAAAEAASVRHHVILSIVGVDQVPRLDYYRAKVTQENLLENAATPYSIVRATQFFEFVEAILSWTTEGDTVRLPTTPLQPVAGADVAAAVAAAASGNPLQGIRNVAGPEVFPLDELGRITLAARPDGRHVVTDNEAGLFAVVTGDVLTAPEGADLAPTHYRDWLQQPQPNAR